From Crassaminicella indica, one genomic window encodes:
- a CDS encoding FliA/WhiG family RNA polymerase sigma factor encodes MSNMNLWDKYSKTHDKEIKDQLILKYIDLVKIIAGRLYANYRNNAEFEDLVSYGIFGLLDAIDKFDPSKNVKFETYAYIRIRGAIIDQLRTLDWIPRSVRQKYKKIEDAYKSIENKLGRSASDQEVAKELKVSVDELNSMLGEIHSFSVISLEEKILNNANFTIIDEDISNEPQQNLEQEEVKKILLETLNELPEREKKIIELYYYSELTYKEISVILGVSESRISQLHTKAIMKLRGKLARLL; translated from the coding sequence ATGTCCAATATGAATTTATGGGATAAATATAGTAAAACACATGATAAAGAAATTAAAGATCAATTGATTCTTAAGTATATAGATCTTGTAAAAATTATTGCAGGTCGATTGTATGCTAACTATAGGAATAATGCTGAATTTGAGGATTTAGTTAGCTATGGTATATTTGGTCTATTAGATGCTATTGATAAATTTGATCCATCTAAGAATGTTAAATTTGAAACCTATGCATATATAAGAATAAGAGGAGCAATTATTGACCAACTAAGGACATTAGATTGGATTCCGAGGTCTGTTAGGCAGAAATATAAAAAAATTGAAGATGCTTATAAATCAATTGAGAATAAATTGGGAAGAAGTGCAAGTGATCAAGAAGTGGCTAAGGAATTAAAAGTATCAGTAGATGAATTAAACAGTATGCTTGGTGAAATACATTCCTTTTCTGTCATTTCATTAGAAGAAAAGATTTTAAATAATGCAAATTTTACGATTATAGATGAGGATATTAGCAATGAACCCCAACAAAATTTAGAACAAGAAGAAGTTAAAAAGATATTGCTAGAAACATTAAATGAGTTACCAGAAAGAGAGAAAAAAATTATTGAGTTATATTATTATTCAGAATTAACATATAAAGAAATTTCTGTAATATTAGGGGTTTCAGAATCTAGAATCTCTCAGTTGCATACAAAAGCGATTATGAAATTAAGGGGTAAATTAGCAAGACTTCTATAA
- a CDS encoding endolytic transglycosylase MltG, translating to MRRDVLVGVFLGIGIGLILSSGFNMILHQNKRIIDEEFIKSEAKKIGMIDPVEYFDKRDMNIKIDTKEDKDKKIIIEIQKGYKSEDVARILKENNLIRSEEEFLNKINNKNLENKLRWGKYEFTSKDSEDQIIEKIIKGKNVKE from the coding sequence TTGAGAAGGGACGTATTAGTAGGTGTATTTTTAGGTATTGGGATAGGATTAATATTATCATCGGGATTTAATATGATTTTACATCAAAACAAAAGGATTATAGATGAAGAATTTATTAAATCAGAGGCAAAAAAAATAGGAATGATAGATCCTGTAGAATATTTTGATAAACGAGATATGAATATAAAAATAGATACAAAAGAAGACAAGGATAAAAAGATTATTATTGAAATTCAAAAAGGATATAAAAGTGAAGATGTTGCTAGAATATTAAAGGAAAATAATTTGATACGTTCTGAAGAGGAATTTTTAAATAAAATAAACAATAAAAACCTAGAGAATAAATTAAGATGGGGTAAATATGAATTTACATCAAAAGATTCAGAAGATCAAATTATAGAAAAAATAATTAAAGGAAAGAATGTAAAAGAATAA
- a CDS encoding DUF6115 domain-containing protein, which yields MGDYIFFSIGIIIVIISIIMLRKNTNIQSEIKFQNNESNEIELLASIDLAENIIKELKEISEDTIKTLDEKTDEIYKMIKILDEKMEQYSSVLNEKKSKNNREFTGASYKLDLLNTKKEDDDLDIDTDKKKILQLYYQGYTPAQIAKKVDKGIGEVQLICSLKKR from the coding sequence ATGGGTGATTATATATTTTTTTCTATAGGTATTATTATTGTAATAATATCTATTATAATGCTTAGAAAGAATACAAATATACAGTCTGAAATTAAATTTCAAAATAATGAAAGCAATGAAATCGAGTTATTAGCTAGCATTGATCTTGCAGAAAATATTATAAAAGAATTAAAAGAAATTAGTGAAGATACTATAAAAACTTTAGATGAAAAAACAGATGAAATTTATAAAATGATAAAAATATTAGATGAGAAAATGGAACAATATTCAAGTGTTCTTAACGAAAAAAAATCAAAAAATAATAGAGAATTTACAGGAGCAAGTTATAAATTAGATTTGTTAAATACAAAAAAAGAAGATGATGATTTAGATATTGATACAGATAAGAAAAAAATATTACAATTATATTATCAAGGATATACGCCAGCCCAAATAGCTAAAAAGGTTGATAAAGGTATTGGGGAGGTTCAATTGATATGTAGCCTAAAAAAGAGGTGA
- the rpsB gene encoding 30S ribosomal protein S2 — translation MAVISMKQLLEAGVHFGHQTRRWNPKMAEYIFTERNGIYIIDLQKTVKKVEEAYAFLKEVAEGDNTVLFVGTKKQAQESIEQEAKRCGMYYVNQRWLGGMLTNFKTIRKRIDRLHELTKMEEEGMFDVLPKKEVIKLKHEQEKLERFLGGIKEMKELPAAIFVVDPRKERIAVREAQILGIPVVGIVDTNCDPDEVDYVIPANDDAIRAVKLITAKMADAIIEAKQGEQMEE, via the coding sequence ATGGCAGTTATTTCAATGAAACAATTGCTAGAAGCAGGAGTACATTTTGGACATCAAACAAGAAGATGGAATCCAAAAATGGCAGAGTACATTTTCACAGAAAGAAATGGTATTTATATTATTGACCTACAAAAAACAGTAAAAAAAGTTGAAGAAGCTTATGCTTTCCTTAAGGAAGTAGCAGAGGGTGACAATACAGTTCTTTTTGTAGGAACAAAAAAACAAGCTCAAGAATCAATTGAGCAAGAAGCAAAAAGATGTGGAATGTATTATGTTAACCAAAGATGGCTTGGAGGTATGTTAACAAACTTTAAGACAATCAGAAAAAGAATTGATCGTCTTCATGAGTTAACAAAAATGGAAGAAGAGGGAATGTTCGATGTTCTTCCTAAGAAAGAAGTAATCAAGCTTAAGCATGAGCAAGAAAAGCTGGAAAGATTCTTAGGTGGAATAAAAGAAATGAAGGAACTTCCAGCTGCAATTTTTGTAGTTGATCCAAGAAAAGAAAGAATCGCAGTTAGAGAAGCACAAATATTAGGAATACCTGTAGTAGGTATTGTAGATACTAACTGTGATCCTGATGAAGTAGATTATGTAATTCCTGCAAATGATGATGCTATAAGAGCAGTTAAGTTAATTACTGCAAAAATGGCAGATGCGATCATTGAAGCAAAACAAGGCGAACAAATGGAAGAATAA
- a CDS encoding chemotaxis protein CheA, which translates to MDMNQYLEIFIEESKEHLENMNQSLLELENNHSDISLVHEIFRIAHTLKGMSATMGFNKVANLTHEMENVLQLLRSNEIELSEKIVDVLFECLDTLEGYINQIANSGEEGELDSDYLVKKLNQILQGEPESENNSKEEVSSTNESNSNDIHIEVEEFSKNVALKAAAEGFNCYKMQIDLNPNCMLKAARAFIIFNTLEKDCEILKSNPPVEDIEDEKFDTDFELIIISKVDGETIRKRIMNISEVENVLIEEIDVNELNIQAKDIETVEEERTVDTKNKEKDEKKSNKSKKPKLGKTVRVDIDRLDNLMNLVSELIITRSRLEEMDDSGRKHDINEAVEYLGRITTSLHDAVMKVRMVPIERVFNRFPRMVRDLSKELGKEISLVMLGEETEVDRTVIDEIGDPLIHLIRNSIDHGIEDPETRKKHGKPEIGTVKLIAYPDGNSVVIEVEDDGQGINIEKVKAKAIQNGLITEEQAENIDEKEAVNLLFKSGFSTADKISDISGRGVGLDVVKTKIEALGGIVEVKTSKSGSTFTIRLPLTLAIIQALLVNVGMEKYAIPLNSIKEIVTIDAKSIRKIQEQEVVLYRNTTLPILRMNKILQVDSDACDEEDLIVVVVKKGDKTAGFVVDNLIGQQEIVIKSLGKYLLGIKAIAGATILGNGQVALIVDINSLF; encoded by the coding sequence ATGGATATGAATCAGTATTTGGAGATTTTTATTGAAGAATCAAAAGAACACTTAGAAAATATGAATCAAAGTTTATTAGAATTAGAGAATAATCATAGTGATATAAGTCTTGTACATGAAATTTTTAGGATTGCCCATACATTAAAGGGTATGTCTGCTACCATGGGATTTAATAAAGTGGCTAATCTTACTCATGAAATGGAAAATGTACTTCAATTATTGAGAAGTAATGAAATAGAACTTTCAGAAAAAATTGTAGATGTTTTATTTGAATGTCTTGATACTTTAGAAGGATATATTAATCAAATTGCAAATTCAGGAGAGGAAGGGGAATTGGATTCTGATTATTTAGTTAAAAAATTAAATCAGATTCTCCAAGGAGAACCTGAAAGTGAAAATAACTCTAAAGAAGAAGTTTCAAGTACTAATGAATCTAATAGCAATGATATCCATATAGAAGTGGAAGAATTTTCAAAAAATGTGGCGTTAAAAGCTGCTGCTGAAGGATTTAATTGTTATAAGATGCAGATAGATTTGAATCCTAATTGTATGTTAAAGGCTGCAAGAGCTTTTATTATTTTTAATACTCTTGAAAAAGATTGTGAAATATTAAAATCAAATCCACCTGTTGAGGATATAGAGGATGAAAAGTTTGATACAGACTTTGAATTAATTATTATTTCAAAGGTGGATGGTGAAACAATAAGAAAAAGAATTATGAATATATCAGAAGTAGAAAATGTACTTATTGAAGAAATCGATGTTAATGAATTAAATATACAAGCTAAAGACATAGAAACGGTTGAAGAAGAAAGAACAGTAGATACTAAAAATAAAGAAAAAGATGAAAAAAAATCAAATAAATCTAAAAAGCCTAAATTAGGAAAAACCGTAAGAGTAGATATAGATCGTTTAGACAATTTAATGAATCTTGTAAGCGAGTTAATTATCACAAGATCAAGACTAGAAGAAATGGATGATTCTGGAAGAAAACATGATATAAATGAAGCTGTTGAATATCTTGGAAGAATCACAACAAGTTTACATGATGCTGTAATGAAAGTAAGAATGGTTCCAATTGAGAGAGTTTTTAATAGGTTTCCAAGAATGGTAAGGGATCTTTCAAAAGAATTAGGAAAAGAAATTTCATTGGTTATGCTAGGAGAAGAAACAGAAGTAGATAGAACGGTTATTGATGAAATAGGTGATCCACTGATACATCTTATAAGAAATTCTATAGACCATGGAATAGAAGATCCAGAGACTAGAAAAAAACATGGTAAACCTGAAATTGGAACTGTTAAGCTTATTGCATATCCTGATGGAAATAGTGTTGTAATAGAAGTAGAAGATGATGGGCAAGGGATTAATATTGAAAAAGTAAAAGCTAAAGCAATTCAAAATGGATTGATTACAGAAGAACAAGCAGAAAATATAGATGAAAAAGAAGCTGTAAACTTATTATTTAAGTCTGGATTTAGTACGGCTGATAAAATATCTGATATATCAGGTAGAGGTGTTGGATTAGATGTTGTAAAGACTAAAATAGAGGCATTAGGTGGAATTGTTGAAGTAAAAACTTCTAAATCTGGAAGTACGTTTACTATAAGATTACCATTAACCCTTGCAATTATTCAAGCATTATTAGTGAATGTAGGTATGGAAAAATATGCAATTCCTTTGAATTCTATTAAGGAGATTGTAACAATTGACGCAAAAAGTATAAGAAAAATACAAGAACAAGAAGTCGTTCTTTATCGTAATACTACTTTACCAATACTAAGAATGAATAAAATTTTACAAGTAGATTCTGATGCTTGCGATGAAGAAGATTTGATTGTGGTTGTAGTAAAAAAAGGAGACAAGACAGCAGGCTTTGTAGTTGATAATTTAATAGGACAACAAGAAATTGTTATTAAGTCTTTAGGAAAATACTTATTAGGTATAAAGGCTATTGCAGGAGCTACAATTTTAGGAAATGGACAAGTTGCTCTTATTGTAGATATAAATTCCCTTTTCTAA
- a CDS encoding chemotaxis protein CheC has product MGISIEEMNNVQLDVLKEIGNIGAGNAATALAKMLNRKIDMNVPKVEILEFKEVAELLGGAEKPVCGIYFNFEGDLTGNIMFLLTVKSAKMLANMLLFKEEDSDILTEIDQSALQEIGNILSGAYVSSLTTLTGLNMKISIPSLTIDMAGAILSVPIIQYGQVGDKVLLIETEFKEGMDDIKGYFFLVPDVESFEVLLKSLGVLE; this is encoded by the coding sequence ATGGGAATTTCTATAGAAGAAATGAATAATGTACAGTTGGATGTTTTGAAGGAAATAGGAAATATTGGTGCAGGAAATGCAGCTACAGCTCTTGCAAAAATGCTTAATAGAAAAATTGATATGAATGTGCCTAAAGTTGAAATATTAGAATTTAAGGAAGTAGCAGAGCTTTTAGGTGGCGCAGAAAAGCCTGTGTGTGGAATATATTTTAACTTTGAGGGTGATCTTACAGGAAATATTATGTTTTTATTAACAGTTAAATCTGCTAAAATGTTAGCCAATATGTTATTGTTTAAGGAAGAAGATTCAGATATTTTAACAGAAATTGACCAATCAGCCTTGCAAGAAATAGGAAATATTCTTTCAGGAGCATATGTATCATCTTTAACTACATTAACAGGATTGAATATGAAAATTTCTATTCCTTCTTTAACAATAGATATGGCTGGAGCAATACTTAGTGTGCCTATTATTCAGTATGGTCAAGTGGGTGATAAAGTTTTATTGATAGAAACAGAATTCAAAGAAGGTATGGATGATATAAAAGGTTATTTCTTTTTAGTTCCTGATGTAGAATCATTTGAAGTATTATTAAAAAGTTTAGGAGTCTTAGAATAA
- a CDS encoding chemotaxis protein CheD, giving the protein MGEIIKVGMADLNVTRGDGVLTTLGLGSCVGVTLYDPIKKVAGLAHIMLPSSKTIRNNTNPAKFADTGILLLLEKVLKLGASKSRLVSKLAGGAQMFSFSNKNDIMKIGERNALACKEMLNELKIPILAEDIGGNFGRTIELYADTGIIVVKTIGRGTKQI; this is encoded by the coding sequence ATGGGAGAGATTATTAAAGTTGGTATGGCAGACTTAAATGTCACAAGAGGAGATGGGGTTTTAACTACATTAGGATTAGGATCGTGTGTAGGAGTAACTTTGTATGATCCCATAAAAAAAGTTGCAGGGCTTGCACATATTATGTTACCTTCTAGTAAAACAATAAGAAATAATACTAATCCAGCTAAATTTGCGGATACAGGGATACTTTTATTATTAGAAAAAGTTTTGAAATTAGGAGCTAGTAAGAGTAGATTGGTAAGTAAATTAGCTGGAGGAGCTCAAATGTTTTCTTTTTCAAACAAAAACGATATCATGAAAATAGGTGAAAGAAATGCACTTGCTTGCAAGGAGATGCTAAATGAATTAAAAATTCCAATATTAGCAGAAGATATTGGCGGTAATTTTGGTAGAACCATAGAGCTTTATGCGGATACAGGTATTATTGTTGTAAAAACAATTGGTCGTGGTACGAAACAAATATGA
- a CDS encoding chemotaxis protein CheW, translating to MAEKITTTDNQYVLFKLDNEYYGIDILHVETIEKVMDITRVPHAPYYVEGVINLRGEVVPVINLRKRFDLPQVELNDESRIIIISIEEIVVGLLVDASSEVLQFDTETIDDVPNFSDRLKNDYVKGIGKDNERIIILLDLKKVLGNTDTNEEL from the coding sequence ATGGCTGAAAAGATAACTACAACAGATAATCAATATGTATTATTTAAGCTCGATAATGAGTATTATGGTATAGACATTCTTCATGTAGAGACCATAGAAAAAGTTATGGATATAACAAGAGTACCTCATGCACCATATTATGTTGAAGGTGTTATTAATCTAAGAGGCGAAGTAGTACCTGTTATTAATTTGAGGAAAAGATTTGATCTGCCACAGGTAGAACTGAATGATGAGTCTAGAATCATTATTATTTCTATTGAAGAGATAGTAGTAGGATTATTAGTAGATGCATCTTCGGAGGTTTTGCAGTTTGATACTGAAACTATTGATGATGTTCCTAATTTTTCAGATCGATTGAAAAATGATTATGTAAAAGGCATAGGAAAGGATAATGAAAGAATTATTATTTTATTGGACTTGAAAAAAGTTTTAGGAAATACAGATACAAACGAAGAACTGTAA
- a CDS encoding protein-glutamate methylesterase/protein-glutamine glutaminase has translation MKKVKVLVVDDSAFMRKVISDIITLDKDLTVIDTARNGQEAIKKINECSPDVVTMDVEMPIMDGITALKAIMQKTPLPVVMLSSITKEGADATLKALELGAVDFITKPTNIFKMNTEDMKVQLTETIKVASRVNVKSKYINQARKTKNILNRSIIYKENKSIKKIVAIGTSTGGPRALQEVIPYLPKNIPASIIIVQHMPAGFTKSLAERLNNLSEIKVKEAENHDQLLPGYAYIAPGGYHLKILKSASDYKISLTKEPPVSGHRPSVDVMMNSLAQLELDNLIGVIMTGMGSDGAMGMKNIKQKNGYTIAQDEATCVVYGMPKSAVNLGCIDEVVPLQDIAETITKIVGV, from the coding sequence ATGAAAAAGGTAAAAGTTTTAGTAGTGGATGATTCCGCATTTATGCGTAAAGTAATTTCAGATATTATTACTTTAGATAAAGATTTAACAGTTATAGATACAGCAAGAAATGGTCAAGAAGCTATAAAAAAAATAAATGAGTGTTCTCCAGATGTTGTTACAATGGACGTTGAGATGCCTATTATGGATGGTATAACAGCTTTAAAAGCTATTATGCAAAAGACACCTCTACCAGTAGTTATGTTAAGTAGTATAACAAAAGAAGGAGCAGATGCTACATTAAAAGCATTAGAGCTAGGTGCTGTAGATTTTATTACAAAACCCACAAATATATTTAAAATGAATACAGAAGATATGAAGGTTCAATTAACCGAAACTATTAAGGTAGCTTCACGGGTGAATGTAAAGTCTAAATATATCAATCAAGCTCGAAAAACAAAAAACATATTGAATAGATCTATAATCTACAAGGAGAATAAATCCATAAAAAAGATTGTGGCTATAGGGACCTCGACAGGTGGACCAAGAGCTCTACAGGAGGTTATACCATATTTACCTAAAAATATACCAGCAAGTATCATTATTGTGCAACATATGCCTGCAGGCTTTACGAAGTCTTTAGCAGAGCGATTAAATAATTTATCAGAGATAAAAGTTAAGGAAGCAGAGAATCATGATCAATTACTGCCTGGATATGCATATATTGCTCCAGGAGGATATCATCTAAAAATTTTGAAATCCGCAAGTGATTATAAAATAAGCCTTACAAAAGAACCTCCCGTTTCGGGACATAGACCTTCCGTAGATGTGATGATGAATTCCTTAGCACAACTAGAACTGGACAACTTGATCGGTGTAATTATGACAGGAATGGGTTCAGATGGTGCTATGGGAATGAAGAATATAAAACAAAAAAATGGATATACAATAGCACAAGATGAAGCAACATGTGTAGTTTATGGCATGCCGAAATCTGCTGTTAACTTAGGTTGCATTGATGAGGTGGTGCCATTGCAGGATATTGCTGAAACGATAACAAAAATTGTGGGGGTGTAG
- a CDS encoding FapA family protein → MDRKSIIVEGKTLQEAIKNGLEQLNLKFENVNVEVLEEGKTILNFLKKKFKVKLTEKTSKLEKNHTSENTNENGRFELNNQEGNDCLLIIPSKGEGKPVSIEEIIVALEEKEIYNIDTEKLKAYIKENKSISINIKDLEISNPVDAKVEIEISKDEMKAYMTIIPPKGGIMIKKEDIESILKDNQIIYGIDKDLINRMIDEKKYNQKQVIAIGKSPINGQDGKIKYHFNTENKVKLQICEDGKVDYKELNILQCVKKGDCIAEKILPTDGIDGMTITGKVLKAKSGKTIGFKKGKNVIETEDGLKLIAEVNGQVKLNNDKVEILKVYEVNGNVDHSTGNIHFIGKVIVRGNVRSGFKIESSDDVEVYGVVEGATIIADGNIILHQGIHGQNVGKLISKKEIFSKYMESCFAKANGSIYAEVIMHCNLRSKESIIASGKKGMIVGGEIRANLEVNANCIGSPMATVTKIEVGIDPEIKERYESLKLESEALHKNKENIKKAIELLTKLSKNTKLSKEKQAMLMKSKITEKYLNQKIESVHKTLDNLQHILQDLSNGRINVSSIVHPGVRIVIGNSVYYVRDDIKCTTISREDGEIKIGSYLGK, encoded by the coding sequence GTGGACAGAAAATCCATTATCGTAGAAGGAAAAACTTTACAAGAAGCAATTAAAAACGGTTTAGAGCAATTAAATTTAAAATTTGAAAATGTAAATGTAGAGGTTTTAGAAGAGGGGAAAACCATTTTAAACTTTTTGAAAAAAAAGTTTAAAGTTAAATTAACTGAAAAAACATCAAAATTGGAAAAAAATCATACTTCTGAAAATACTAATGAAAATGGAAGGTTTGAATTAAATAATCAAGAAGGAAATGACTGTCTACTAATTATTCCTTCAAAAGGGGAAGGAAAACCAGTAAGTATAGAAGAGATTATTGTTGCATTAGAGGAAAAGGAAATTTATAACATTGATACAGAAAAGCTTAAAGCATATATAAAAGAAAATAAGTCTATTTCAATAAATATTAAAGATTTGGAAATAAGCAATCCAGTAGATGCAAAGGTGGAAATTGAGATATCAAAGGATGAAATGAAGGCCTATATGACTATTATACCTCCTAAGGGAGGTATAATGATTAAGAAAGAAGACATTGAAAGTATTTTAAAAGATAACCAGATTATATATGGAATAGATAAAGATTTAATTAATAGGATGATTGATGAAAAAAAATATAATCAAAAACAAGTTATCGCTATCGGAAAAAGTCCTATAAATGGACAGGATGGTAAAATAAAATATCATTTTAATACAGAGAATAAGGTTAAGTTACAAATATGTGAAGATGGAAAAGTAGATTATAAGGAATTGAATATTCTCCAATGTGTAAAAAAAGGAGATTGTATAGCAGAAAAAATTTTGCCTACAGATGGTATAGATGGAATGACTATTACAGGAAAAGTATTAAAGGCTAAATCAGGAAAAACTATTGGCTTTAAAAAAGGAAAAAATGTGATTGAAACTGAAGATGGACTAAAATTAATTGCAGAGGTAAATGGACAAGTCAAATTGAATAATGATAAGGTGGAAATTTTAAAAGTTTATGAAGTAAATGGAAATGTAGATCATTCAACAGGAAATATTCATTTTATTGGAAAAGTTATTGTCAGAGGAAATGTAAGGTCAGGATTTAAAATAGAATCTTCAGATGATGTTGAAGTGTATGGTGTAGTAGAAGGTGCAACGATTATTGCGGATGGAAATATTATACTTCATCAAGGAATTCATGGACAAAATGTTGGGAAATTAATTAGTAAGAAAGAGATTTTTTCAAAGTATATGGAGAGTTGTTTTGCAAAGGCGAATGGAAGTATATATGCAGAGGTTATTATGCATTGTAATTTAAGGTCTAAGGAATCTATTATTGCTTCAGGGAAAAAAGGTATGATTGTTGGTGGAGAAATAAGGGCAAATTTGGAAGTGAATGCAAATTGTATTGGTTCTCCTATGGCAACTGTTACAAAAATAGAAGTAGGAATCGATCCAGAGATAAAAGAGAGATATGAAAGCTTGAAACTAGAATCTGAGGCTTTGCATAAAAACAAGGAAAATATAAAAAAAGCAATAGAATTGCTGACGAAATTATCTAAAAATACTAAATTATCAAAAGAGAAACAAGCTATGCTAATGAAATCAAAAATCACAGAAAAATATTTAAATCAAAAAATAGAAAGTGTACATAAGACGCTTGATAATTTGCAGCATATTCTTCAAGATTTATCTAATGGAAGAATCAATGTATCATCTATAGTACATCCAGGAGTAAGAATAGTCATTGGAAATTCTGTTTATTATGTTAGAGATGATATTAAATGCACTACAATTTCAAGGGAAGATGGAGAAATAAAGATAGGTTCTTATTTAGGAAAGTAA
- the tsf gene encoding translation elongation factor Ts, translated as MAITAAMVKELRGKTGAGMMDCKKALTEADGDMEKAIEVLREKGLAKAAKKSGRIAAEGLVEAYIHGGRIGVLVEVNSETDFVAKNDEFKQFVKDIAMQVAAANPQYIKREDIPQDVIEKEKEILRHQALNEGKPEKIVDKMVTGRIEKYYKEVCLLEQPFIKDPDVTIQDLLNQKIAKIGENISIRRFARFEVGEGIEKKEENFAEEVAKQINS; from the coding sequence ATGGCTATTACAGCAGCTATGGTTAAAGAACTAAGAGGAAAAACTGGTGCTGGAATGATGGATTGTAAAAAAGCTTTAACTGAAGCAGATGGAGACATGGAAAAAGCAATTGAAGTTTTAAGAGAAAAGGGATTAGCAAAAGCAGCTAAGAAATCAGGAAGAATTGCAGCAGAAGGTCTTGTTGAAGCTTACATACATGGTGGAAGAATTGGTGTATTAGTTGAAGTAAACAGTGAAACAGACTTTGTTGCAAAAAATGATGAGTTCAAGCAATTTGTTAAAGATATTGCTATGCAAGTTGCAGCAGCAAATCCACAATACATAAAAAGAGAAGATATTCCACAAGATGTTATAGAAAAAGAAAAAGAAATTCTAAGACATCAAGCTTTAAATGAAGGAAAGCCTGAAAAAATCGTTGATAAAATGGTAACAGGAAGAATTGAAAAATACTATAAAGAAGTATGTTTATTAGAACAACCTTTTATTAAAGATCCAGATGTTACAATTCAAGATTTATTAAATCAAAAAATAGCGAAAATCGGAGAAAATATATCTATTAGAAGATTTGCAAGATTTGAAGTAGGCGAAGGAATTGAAAAGAAAGAAGAAAATTTTGCAGAGGAAGTAGCTAAACAAATAAATAGCTAA
- a CDS encoding flagellar brake protein, with protein sequence MKENRLPKVGMKIGIELLDSKINNDKELVSQVMDIIDNYSMFIAMPIYKNVVLPISIGETIQITYYKHNLGVYAFKAKVVGRKKASDIYYMKVERIGDIFRVQRRDFYRLEVILNAQIRVIEPDSDNEQMIPALTKDISGGGLRVLSKEALKVGSIVEITIQAEKQVFTVRGEVLRCVPYEESKYKFDIGIILKDIPEKVRESIISFIFDYQRKMRKKGLI encoded by the coding sequence ATGAAGGAAAACAGGCTTCCGAAGGTTGGAATGAAAATAGGAATTGAGTTATTAGATTCTAAGATCAATAATGATAAAGAATTGGTTAGTCAAGTTATGGATATTATAGATAATTATTCTATGTTTATTGCAATGCCGATATATAAAAATGTAGTTTTACCAATATCTATTGGGGAAACAATACAAATCACATATTATAAACATAATCTAGGAGTATATGCATTTAAAGCGAAGGTAGTAGGTCGAAAAAAAGCATCAGATATATACTATATGAAAGTTGAAAGGATAGGAGACATTTTTAGGGTACAAAGAAGGGATTTCTATAGATTAGAGGTAATATTAAATGCACAAATAAGAGTTATTGAGCCTGATTCTGATAATGAGCAGATGATTCCCGCTCTAACAAAGGATATCAGTGGTGGAGGTTTAAGAGTCCTCAGTAAAGAAGCTTTAAAAGTAGGTAGTATTGTAGAAATAACTATTCAAGCTGAAAAACAAGTTTTCACTGTAAGAGGAGAAGTTTTAAGATGTGTACCCTATGAAGAATCTAAATATAAATTTGATATAGGAATCATTTTAAAAGATATTCCAGAAAAAGTTAGAGAATCCATAATATCCTTTATTTTTGATTATCAAAGAAAAATGAGAAAAAAAGGATTGATTTAG